In one window of Brenneria goodwinii DNA:
- a CDS encoding colicin immunity domain-containing protein — MSIYLKDYIDSFIEKKITADEFADSYMSKWKCERDGNLLEKDEDHLSELLSSTFCLADMYNPDDDREEYELNEDQLRDGINKLVLDYLTKK, encoded by the coding sequence ATGAGCATTTATCTTAAAGATTATATTGATAGCTTTATTGAAAAAAAAATAACAGCAGATGAATTTGCTGACAGCTATATGTCCAAATGGAAATGTGAACGAGATGGTAATCTTCTTGAAAAAGATGAAGATCATTTAAGCGAACTGTTATCGAGCACTTTTTGTCTGGCTGATATGTATAATCCTGATGATGATCGTGAAGAATATGAGCTTAATGAGGATCAATTACGTGATGGGATCAATAAACTCGTGCTTGATTATCTGACTAAAAAATAA
- a CDS encoding DUF4258 domain-containing protein, producing the protein MSQEEKYQNAQKQLVAAVEEFKAKNCAGMSAEACSAKISEHRDELLKGAAGFGLDFVPVVGDIKGFAEAQSALDYLVAAVGLIPGAGDAAGKAIKAAETALKKGDVAEASRLLNKASDEVSATLPMGSKRNPMNQPSNPTYQPVRNQPGTISNREYSGHALDRMQDRGITPSVVENTIKNGKSTPSRSGTTVHFDPESKVSVVTNESGRVVTVKYGDK; encoded by the coding sequence GTGTCACAGGAAGAGAAGTATCAGAACGCGCAGAAGCAACTCGTAGCCGCCGTTGAGGAGTTCAAGGCTAAGAACTGTGCTGGAATGAGTGCAGAAGCGTGTTCGGCGAAGATAAGTGAACATCGTGATGAGTTGCTGAAAGGTGCTGCCGGTTTTGGTTTAGACTTTGTTCCTGTTGTTGGTGATATTAAGGGCTTTGCGGAAGCGCAGAGTGCGCTGGATTATCTGGTTGCGGCTGTAGGGCTGATACCGGGAGCCGGTGATGCGGCGGGCAAGGCGATTAAAGCGGCAGAAACGGCGCTGAAGAAAGGGGATGTTGCTGAAGCATCCCGATTACTTAACAAAGCCAGTGATGAAGTATCTGCAACTCTCCCTATGGGAAGTAAGCGCAATCCGATGAATCAACCCAGTAATCCAACTTATCAACCTGTCAGAAATCAACCAGGTACAATAAGTAATCGGGAATATTCAGGACATGCCTTAGACAGAATGCAGGATCGAGGAATAACCCCTTCTGTTGTCGAAAATACGATTAAGAATGGGAAATCGACACCCAGCCGAAGTGGAACAACAGTACATTTTGATCCTGAAAGTAAAGTGTCTGTGGTAACGAATGAATCTGGAAGAGTGGTAACGGTTAAATATGGCGACAAATAA
- a CDS encoding SymE family type I addiction module toxin, translating to MRYYSRSPSQHLKGHWLEAAGFGTETVEHGQLLIRIVAE from the coding sequence TTGCGCTATTACAGCCGCAGCCCCAGCCAGCACCTTAAGGGCCACTGGCTGGAAGCCGCGGGATTTGGCACGGAAACCGTTGAGCACGGGCAACTGTTGATACGTATTGTGGCTGAATGA
- the menC gene encoding o-succinylbenzoate synthase has translation MKIDKIVLRKMKMTLKTPFTTSFATQTEKYFSIAEVHAEGHIGYGDCSAISLPFYNEETNITAWHIMRDFLIPMIKQAGDIQHPSQVRDIFSAVKRNNCAKAAIEGGIWDAYAKIKGIPLHQAIGGKRNKIEAGVSIGIQKSPDELVSVVDEFLRDGYKRIKIKIKPGHDYDYILALRQAFGDITLMADANSAYTLDDIDLFKRLDKFNLIMIEQPLAHDDIVDHRKLQAAIATPICLDESIASVEDARKAIELGSAKIINIKVARVGGITETILIHDYCQEHNIPVWCGGMLDTAVGKAHNIAVSTLPNFVYAHDIPPSSRYWHEDFMLPLVEIDQDSCVAVPNKPGIGFDINPRLYEKYCYEQECFLF, from the coding sequence ATGAAAATCGATAAAATTGTTTTACGAAAAATGAAAATGACGTTGAAAACGCCATTTACCACCAGCTTCGCCACACAAACGGAAAAATACTTTTCCATTGCCGAAGTTCATGCCGAAGGCCATATCGGATACGGCGACTGTTCCGCCATCTCCTTGCCGTTTTATAATGAAGAAACCAATATCACCGCCTGGCATATCATGCGCGATTTTCTTATCCCGATGATTAAACAAGCCGGTGATATTCAGCATCCTTCGCAAGTAAGGGATATTTTTTCAGCGGTTAAACGAAATAATTGCGCCAAAGCGGCGATTGAAGGTGGAATATGGGATGCTTACGCCAAGATAAAAGGCATTCCGTTGCATCAGGCTATTGGCGGCAAGAGAAATAAAATTGAAGCCGGCGTCAGTATTGGTATTCAGAAATCGCCTGATGAATTGGTCAGCGTGGTTGATGAATTTCTACGTGACGGCTACAAGCGGATAAAAATAAAAATAAAGCCCGGCCATGATTACGATTATATTCTGGCGCTGCGTCAAGCATTTGGCGATATTACGCTAATGGCCGATGCCAATTCAGCCTATACGCTGGATGATATCGACTTATTTAAACGTCTCGACAAATTCAATCTTATTATGATTGAACAGCCGCTGGCGCATGACGATATCGTCGATCACCGTAAGCTTCAGGCGGCCATCGCCACTCCGATCTGTCTGGATGAAAGTATTGCGTCTGTCGAGGATGCACGCAAAGCGATTGAGCTGGGCAGTGCGAAGATTATCAATATCAAGGTCGCCCGTGTCGGCGGCATTACCGAAACCATACTGATTCACGATTATTGTCAGGAACATAATATTCCTGTGTGGTGTGGCGGCATGTTGGATACCGCCGTGGGGAAAGCGCACAATATTGCGGTATCTACCTTACCCAATTTTGTCTACGCTCACGATATTCCTCCTTCTTCCCGCTATTGGCATGAGGACTTTATGCTGCCACTGGTGGAAATAGATCAAGACAGCTGTGTTGCCGTACCGAATAAGCCGGGTATTGGATTCGACATTAATCCCCGGTTATATGAAAAATATTGTTACGAGCAGGAGTGCTTTTTATTTTAA
- a CDS encoding MetQ/NlpA family ABC transporter substrate-binding protein — protein MILRKIIPLLLALGISQTLAAEQTKEITIGVSPGPYGDMVTKAIKPELVKKGYEVKVREFSDYIQPNLALANKSIEANLFQNRRYLDRFSADKGLKLSEVITVPTASMGFYSNKVRSLNELKAGDVVTLPNDPSNLARSLDFLQKYGLIKINPDITPTKASLRDITENPKGLVFKPLEAAQLPRALGGVTGSLINANFAISAGLNLSDAIQLDVLPEDLKNMIVVRTEDADKPFAHDLKAAVQSPQFAAFFDDEASMFHAFQKPEWMKAAQAK, from the coding sequence ATGATATTAAGAAAAATTATTCCATTATTACTGGCGCTGGGAATATCTCAGACTCTGGCGGCTGAACAGACGAAAGAAATCACCATCGGCGTATCGCCGGGGCCTTATGGCGATATGGTCACCAAAGCGATTAAACCAGAGCTGGTCAAGAAGGGATATGAGGTCAAAGTGCGTGAGTTTAGCGACTATATCCAGCCTAATCTGGCGCTGGCGAATAAAAGCATAGAGGCCAATCTGTTTCAAAATCGCCGTTATCTGGACAGATTCAGCGCGGACAAAGGATTAAAATTATCCGAGGTGATTACCGTGCCGACGGCCAGCATGGGTTTTTATTCCAACAAGGTGCGCTCGCTGAATGAACTAAAAGCAGGGGATGTGGTTACGTTGCCGAACGACCCGTCCAACCTGGCCCGTTCGCTGGATTTTCTGCAAAAATACGGTCTGATCAAGATTAACCCGGATATTACGCCGACCAAGGCCTCACTGCGGGATATCACAGAAAACCCTAAAGGGCTGGTATTCAAACCATTGGAAGCGGCGCAGCTGCCACGCGCGTTAGGTGGCGTCACCGGATCGTTGATCAATGCCAACTTTGCCATTTCCGCCGGACTGAATCTGTCTGATGCCATTCAGTTGGATGTGTTGCCCGAGGATTTGAAAAATATGATTGTGGTGCGTACGGAAGACGCCGACAAACCTTTTGCCCATGACCTGAAGGCCGCCGTGCAATCACCGCAGTTTGCCGCGTTTTTTGATGACGAAGCATCCATGTTCCACGCATTTCAGAAGCCTGAATGGATGAAAGCCGCGCAGGCAAAATAA
- a CDS encoding M20 family metallopeptidase, whose protein sequence is MTRADVIQQAYDRFDRGDVKHILARRIAYASESQNQDGGDILRAYLEEEIRPSLQAMGFTITLVEHPLYPQVPFLIAERIEHPDLPTLLSYGHGDVVFGDKQNWREDLHPWVLVEEDDRWYGRGSADNKGQHTINLMALEQIYRARGNKLGFNCKLLFEMGEEIGSPGLADICRRYKQQLAADIFIASDGPRLNAERPTLFLGSRGCINFRLSIHARKQAYHSGNWGGLLSNPGTQLANAIASLVDGKGRMRIETLLPPALTPSMQRILSQVAPGGNAGDPDIDLQWGAEGLTPAERLFGWNTLEVLSFIAGDPDKTVNAIPACATALCQLRFVVGTDWQRLAAHLRQHLDKHGFDNVKIEMLNASPATRFDPEDPLVNRTLELMRNITGKQPALLPNLGGSLPNDVFADILGLPTLWIPHSYPACGQHGVNEHLLKSVAREGLAIMTGLLWELGERTH, encoded by the coding sequence ATGACCCGCGCAGATGTTATTCAACAAGCGTATGACCGCTTCGATCGCGGCGATGTCAAACATATTCTGGCACGCCGTATCGCCTATGCCAGCGAAAGTCAGAATCAGGATGGCGGCGACATACTGCGCGCCTACCTGGAAGAAGAAATCCGCCCATCGCTCCAGGCCATGGGGTTTACCATCACTCTGGTTGAACATCCGCTTTATCCGCAGGTTCCCTTTTTGATCGCCGAACGCATTGAGCACCCCGATTTGCCTACGCTGTTGTCATACGGCCATGGCGACGTCGTGTTTGGCGATAAACAAAACTGGCGTGAAGATTTGCACCCGTGGGTATTGGTTGAAGAGGATGACCGTTGGTATGGCCGCGGCAGCGCCGACAACAAAGGCCAGCACACCATTAACCTGATGGCGCTGGAACAGATTTACCGGGCGCGGGGCAATAAGCTGGGATTCAACTGTAAACTGTTGTTTGAAATGGGTGAAGAGATTGGATCGCCGGGATTGGCCGACATCTGTCGGCGTTATAAACAGCAACTTGCCGCGGACATTTTCATTGCCTCCGACGGCCCGCGTCTTAATGCCGAAAGGCCGACTTTGTTTCTCGGCTCTCGCGGTTGCATCAATTTCAGACTGAGCATTCATGCGCGTAAACAAGCGTATCACTCGGGAAACTGGGGCGGTTTGCTCAGTAATCCCGGCACGCAACTGGCGAACGCCATCGCCAGCCTGGTGGATGGCAAAGGACGAATGCGCATCGAAACGCTGTTACCGCCGGCATTGACGCCATCAATGCAGCGTATTCTCAGCCAGGTTGCCCCCGGAGGCAACGCGGGCGATCCTGACATTGATCTTCAGTGGGGCGCAGAGGGACTGACGCCCGCCGAGCGTTTATTTGGTTGGAATACGCTGGAAGTGCTCTCTTTTATTGCCGGCGATCCCGACAAAACCGTCAATGCGATCCCGGCCTGCGCAACGGCTCTATGCCAACTGCGTTTCGTGGTGGGTACCGACTGGCAACGGTTGGCCGCACATCTGCGCCAGCACCTGGATAAGCATGGTTTCGATAACGTGAAAATTGAAATGCTAAACGCGTCGCCGGCCACCCGCTTCGATCCTGAAGATCCGCTGGTAAACCGGACGCTGGAGCTAATGAGGAATATTACCGGCAAACAGCCGGCGCTATTGCCCAATCTGGGCGGGTCGCTTCCCAACGATGTCTTTGCCGATATTCTCGGGCTGCCAACCTTATGGATCCCCCACTCTTATCCGGCATGCGGACAACATGGGGTTAATGAACATTTATTGAAATCGGTGGCGCGAGAAGGATTGGCCATCATGACCGGGCTGTTGTGGGAACTGGGAGAACGGACTCACTGA
- a CDS encoding LysR family transcriptional regulator: protein MLHSSEIRYFLVVATTGSLSAASEHLFVAVSAISRQIQRLEERVGVPLFERHARGMVLNDAGRILENHVRKSMMDMDLAMAEIQGLKASRHTLLRIGCTEGIAFDLLPTLFSRFRQRHADTTFYLKVGSAMQVSQMIRNGEVDIALQFALAPEQGVNVEISLPAPLMLLMSAQHPLAEKAVQLSDLHEFPLALPEPSTTLRQLFDLSCRMSGIFLEPALCCNNFATLYYYALNTPRAVTACSFYSVMYKYLQDPIRLKLLTIKQLDQRSIQIQTMAGKPHSEPLQTFLDFMISEMQQGQAHYHAAF, encoded by the coding sequence ATGCTACACAGTTCCGAGATTCGTTATTTTCTGGTTGTGGCGACCACCGGTTCCCTCAGCGCCGCCAGCGAGCATCTTTTTGTGGCGGTTTCGGCCATCAGTCGTCAAATTCAGCGATTGGAAGAACGAGTCGGCGTGCCGCTGTTTGAGCGCCATGCCCGCGGTATGGTGCTCAATGATGCCGGACGAATTCTGGAAAATCATGTGCGTAAAAGCATGATGGATATGGATTTGGCGATGGCGGAAATTCAGGGGCTAAAAGCCAGCCGCCATACTCTGCTGAGGATTGGCTGCACCGAAGGCATCGCGTTTGATTTGCTGCCGACGCTATTTTCCCGCTTTCGGCAACGGCACGCCGATACCACGTTTTACCTTAAGGTGGGTTCGGCAATGCAGGTATCCCAGATGATCCGCAACGGCGAGGTGGATATCGCCCTGCAATTCGCGCTGGCGCCGGAGCAGGGCGTTAACGTAGAAATATCACTGCCCGCGCCGCTGATGTTACTGATGTCAGCTCAGCATCCGTTGGCTGAAAAGGCGGTTCAACTTTCTGATTTACATGAATTTCCGCTAGCATTACCGGAACCTTCCACCACGCTGCGCCAGTTGTTCGATCTCTCGTGCCGCATGAGCGGAATCTTTCTGGAACCCGCGCTGTGCTGCAATAACTTCGCCACGCTCTATTACTATGCGCTGAATACGCCGCGGGCGGTGACCGCCTGTAGCTTCTACTCAGTGATGTATAAATATTTACAGGATCCTATCCGCCTTAAGTTATTAACGATTAAACAACTCGACCAGCGATCAATACAGATACAGACCATGGCAGGTAAACCGCATTCGGAACCGTTGCAGACCTTTCTGGATTTTATGATAAGTGAAATGCAACAAGGCCAGGCTCACTATCATGCGGCGTTTTAA
- the nifH gene encoding nitrogenase iron protein, whose product MAIRQCAIYGKGGIGKSTTTQNLVAALAELGKKVMIIGCDPKADSTRLILHAKAQNTIMEMAAEMGSVEDLELEDVLQVGYGGVRCAESGGPEPGVGCAGRGVITAINFLEEEGAYEDDLDFVFYDVLGDVVCGGFAMPIRENKAQEIYIVCSGEMMAMYAANNICKGIVKYAKSGKVRLGGLICNSRQTDREDELIIALAEKLGTQMIHFVPRDNIVQRAEIRRMTVIEYDPTCKQADEYRTLANKIVNNTKMVVPTPVTMDELEALLMEFGILNEEDEAIIGKTAAEEAQSA is encoded by the coding sequence ATGGCAATACGTCAGTGTGCGATTTATGGCAAAGGCGGGATCGGTAAGTCCACTACCACGCAGAACCTGGTGGCGGCGCTCGCCGAATTGGGGAAGAAAGTGATGATTATCGGCTGCGACCCCAAAGCGGACTCAACGCGCTTAATCCTGCATGCCAAAGCGCAGAACACCATTATGGAAATGGCCGCCGAAATGGGCTCCGTGGAAGATCTGGAACTGGAAGATGTGTTGCAGGTCGGCTACGGCGGCGTGCGCTGCGCCGAGTCAGGCGGCCCGGAGCCGGGGGTTGGCTGCGCGGGGCGCGGAGTGATCACCGCCATCAACTTCCTTGAGGAAGAGGGCGCCTATGAAGACGATCTGGATTTTGTGTTCTATGACGTGCTGGGCGACGTAGTCTGCGGCGGGTTCGCCATGCCCATCCGTGAAAACAAGGCGCAGGAAATCTATATCGTCTGTTCCGGGGAAATGATGGCGATGTATGCGGCCAACAACATTTGCAAAGGGATAGTGAAATACGCCAAGTCCGGGAAAGTGCGGCTGGGCGGGCTGATTTGCAACTCCCGGCAGACCGACCGTGAAGATGAACTGATCATCGCGCTGGCCGAAAAACTGGGCACCCAGATGATCCACTTCGTTCCGCGCGACAACATTGTGCAGCGCGCTGAGATCCGCCGCATGACGGTGATTGAGTACGATCCGACCTGCAAACAGGCCGACGAATATCGCACGCTGGCCAATAAGATTGTCAACAACACCAAAATGGTGGTACCGACGCCGGTCACCATGGATGAGTTGGAAGCCTTGTTGATGGAGTTCGGCATCCTCAATGAAGAGGACGAAGCGATTATCGGTAAAACCGCGGCAGAAGAGGCCCAGTCCGCCTGA
- the nifD gene encoding nitrogenase molybdenum-iron protein alpha chain, producing the protein MTDTIMQQNQALIQEVLEVFPDRTRKERAKHIMTVEPGMESVGKCIISNRKSQPGVMTVRGCAYAGSKGVVFGPIKDMAHISHGPIGCGQYSRAGRRNYYTGMSGIDSFGTVNFTSDFQEKDIVFGGDKKLRKLIDELELLFPLTKGISIQSECPVGLIGDDIEAVAREAKADIGKPVIPVRCEGFRGVSQSLGHHIANDVIRDWVLPARDDQPFAATPYDVAIIGDYNIGGDAWSSRILLEEMGLRVVAQWSGDGTLVEMEKTPKVKLNLVHCYRSMNYISRHMEEKYGIPWMEYNFFGPTQIAASLRKIASQFDSTIQANAEAVIARYQAQTEAVIAKYRPRLEGKKVLLYVGGLRPRHVIGAYEDLGMEIMAAGYEFAHNDDYDRTLPDLKGGTLLFDDLSTYELEEFVKRLKPDLVGSGIKEKYVFQKLGMPFRQMHSWDYSGPYHGYDGFAIFARDMDMTLNNPCWQQLTAPWLKSA; encoded by the coding sequence ATGACAGATACCATTATGCAACAGAATCAGGCGTTGATTCAGGAAGTGCTCGAAGTCTTCCCGGACAGAACGCGGAAAGAGCGCGCCAAACATATCATGACCGTGGAACCGGGAATGGAGTCGGTTGGCAAATGTATTATTTCCAACCGCAAGTCTCAACCGGGGGTAATGACGGTCCGCGGCTGCGCCTATGCCGGTTCAAAAGGGGTGGTTTTCGGGCCAATCAAGGATATGGCGCACATCTCTCACGGCCCGATCGGCTGCGGTCAATACTCCCGAGCGGGACGGCGTAATTATTACACCGGCATGAGCGGCATCGACAGCTTTGGCACGGTGAATTTCACCTCAGATTTTCAGGAGAAAGACATCGTTTTCGGCGGCGACAAAAAGTTGCGCAAGCTGATTGATGAGCTGGAACTGCTGTTCCCGCTGACCAAAGGCATCAGTATTCAGTCGGAATGCCCGGTCGGACTGATCGGCGATGATATCGAGGCGGTGGCGCGCGAAGCCAAAGCGGACATTGGCAAACCGGTGATCCCGGTGCGCTGCGAGGGATTTCGCGGGGTATCCCAGTCGCTGGGGCACCATATCGCTAATGACGTGATCCGCGACTGGGTTCTGCCCGCCCGTGACGATCAACCTTTTGCCGCCACGCCGTATGACGTCGCCATTATCGGCGATTACAACATCGGCGGAGATGCCTGGTCCTCGCGCATTTTGCTCGAAGAGATGGGGCTGCGCGTGGTCGCCCAGTGGTCCGGCGACGGCACGCTGGTGGAAATGGAAAAAACGCCCAAGGTGAAGCTCAATCTGGTGCACTGCTACCGTTCGATGAACTACATCTCACGCCATATGGAAGAGAAATACGGTATTCCCTGGATGGAGTACAACTTTTTTGGTCCCACGCAAATTGCGGCCTCGTTGCGCAAAATCGCCAGTCAGTTCGACAGTACCATTCAGGCCAATGCGGAAGCGGTGATCGCCCGCTATCAGGCACAGACGGAAGCGGTGATCGCCAAATACCGTCCGCGTCTGGAAGGAAAAAAAGTGCTGCTGTATGTGGGAGGGTTGCGTCCTCGTCACGTGATCGGCGCGTATGAAGATTTGGGCATGGAGATTATGGCCGCCGGTTATGAATTCGCCCATAACGACGACTATGACCGCACATTGCCCGATCTTAAGGGCGGTACGCTGCTGTTTGACGACCTCAGCACCTATGAACTGGAAGAGTTCGTTAAACGATTAAAACCGGATCTGGTGGGGTCGGGCATCAAAGAAAAATATGTTTTCCAGAAACTGGGCATGCCGTTCCGGCAGATGCACTCCTGGGATTATTCCGGTCCTTATCACGGCTATGACGGTTTTGCGATTTTCGCCCGCGATATGGACATGACGCTGAACAACCCTTGTTGGCAGCAGTTAACGGCGCCCTGGCTGAAATCCGCCTGA